One Myxococcota bacterium genomic window, GGTCTGCCAGATCGAGTCGATGTCCGAGTCCTCGCACAGCTCGACCCAGTCGAAGAAGCCGCGCGCGCTGGCCGCGGGCAGAGTCGAGATGCCGATGCCCAGGCGAACCTTCACGTGGGCTCGCTCCGCACCTGGGTGCGGCCGCGCGCGCGTACGCCGACGCGCGCGCGCTCGACCGAGTCGGCCGTGACTGCCCGGTTGGCGGCGCCCGACAGCCGGCGCTCGGTCTCGAGTGACTCGCCGAACGGCTGCGCGAAGCCGGCGTCGATGATGCGCTTGTAGGCGCGCAGCCCCGCGTCGGGCACCGAGAGCATGTCGCGCGCCAGCGCCCGCGTGGCGGGCAGGAGCTCCGCGGGAGACACGACCCGGTTCACCAGGCCCCAGCGCTCGGCGGTCGGGGCGTCGAGGAAGTTGCCCGAGAGCGAGAGCTCCTTGGCGCGGTAGATGCCGATCGCGCGCGAGAGCTTCTGCGACAGGCCCCAGCCGGGCATGATGCCCACGCGCGCGTGCGTGTCGGCGAAGCGCGCCTCGCTCGAGGCGATCAGCACGTCGCAGGCGAGCGCGAGCTCGAAGCCGCCGGTGATCGCCACGCCGTTGATCGCGCCCAGGATCGGCCCTTCGAAGCCGGCCATGGCCGCGACGATGTCGACGTCGCCGCCCCCGCCGCGCGCGCCGCCGACGGGGCCCGCGCCGGCGCCCAGCTCCTTCAGGTCGAGGCCCGCGCAGAAGGCGCGGCCCGCGCCCGTGAGCACGATCGCGCGCACTGCGCGCTCCTGCGCCAGCTCGCGGAAGGCGTTCGCGAGCGCCGTGCGCAGCTCGCGCGACAGCGCGTTCATGGCCTGCGGCCGGTTCAGAGTGAGTGTCGCCAGCGCGTCTTCGCGCTCGATCCGGAGAACGGGTTCGCTCATCGGCGCATGATAGGGCCGCGACTCCTCGGGTCTCAAATGGACTCAGTACGCCACGAGCCCCGCGTCGCGGTACACCGCGCACACCTGCTCGACCCGCTCCTGCGAGGGCGGCTCCTGGTCTTTCAAGGCGTACGGGATGCCGAGCCGCTCGTACTTGAAGCGTCCGAGCTGGTGGAAGGGCAGCACGTCGACCCGCTCCACGTTGCCCAGCCCGGCCGCGAAGCGCGCGATCTGCGCCACGTCGCCCAGATCGTCGGTGAGTCCCGGCACGAGCACGAAGCGCAGCCAGATCGGCCGGCGCCGCGCGGCCAGGCGCTCGGCGAACGCGCGCGTCGCCGCCGGGTCCATGCCGGTGAGTCGCTTGTGCCGCTCGGGGTCCCAGGTCTTCATGTCGAGCAACACCAGGTCGATGTTCTCGAGCTCCGCGTCGGAGAGACGCGAGCCGTAGAAGCCGTTCGTGTTCACCGCGGTGTGCACCTTCAGCTCGTGCGCGGCCGCGAACAGCTTGCAGACGAAGCGGTCCTGGAGGAACGGCTCGCCGCCCGAGATCGTGAGTCCGCCGGACATGACCTTGAGCCCGTGACGGTACTTGCGCAGCTCGTCGACCGCCTTGGGCACCGCGACCGGGATGCCGTTGCCCAACGTCCAGGTGTCGGGGTTGTGACAGTACTGACAGCGCCAGGTGCAGCCGGTGGTCCAGGCCACGACCCGTACGCCCGGCCCGTCGACCGTGGAGCCGGTCGTGAACGAGTGCAGGAACCCCATGTCGCCCGACGCGAGCGCGCTGCGCACGTCGGTCTCCGGAACTCCGCTGCCCAGGTCGACGCGCAGCTCGTAGGGGCTCTTGGCTTCGAGCTCAGGCATGGCGGCCTCCGCCGTGGAAGGTCCGGTTGATCACGTCCATCTGCTGCTCGCGCGTGAGTCGCACGAAGTTCACCGCGTAGCCCGACACGCGGATCGTCAGGCTCGGGTACTTCTCGGGGTGGTCCATGGCGTCGAGCAGCGTCTCGCGGTTCAACACGTTCACGTTCATGTGGTAGCCGGTGGTGGTGAAGAAGGCGTCGAGCATTGCCGTCAGGTTGGTGATCTGGTCCTGCGGAATGCGCCCCAGCCCGGTCGGCACGAGCGTCGTGGTGAGTGAGATGCCGTCCGCGGCGTCGCGGTAGGGGATCTTGGCCACCGACGCGGCCGAGGCGTGGATGCCGTGACTGTCCCGGCCGTGCATCGGGTTGGCGCCGGGCGCGAACGGCTCGCCCTGCCTGCGCCCGTCGGGCGTGTTCCCGGTGGCCTTCCCGTACACCACGTTCGAGGTGATCGTGAGCACCGACTGGGTGTGCACGGCGTTGCGGTAGGTCGGGTACTTGCGGAGCTTCTGCATGAACGTGCTGACCGCCCATACCGCGAGCTGGTCGACGCGGTTGTCGTTGTTGCCGAACATCGGGAACGCGCCCTCGGTGTGGTAGTCGATCACCAGACCCGTGGAGTCACGAGTCACACGCACCTTGGCGTGCTTGATCGCGGACAGGCTGTCGGCCACGACCGACAGGCCCGCGATGCCGAAGGCCATGGTGCGCAGCGGCGCGTAGTCGTGCAGCGCCATCTCGAGCCGCTCGTAGGCGTACTTGTCGTGCATGTAGTGGATCACGTTCATGGCGTTCACGTACACGCCCGCGAGCCACTCCATGGTGCGTTCGAACTTCGCCAGCACGTCGTCGAAGTCGAGCGCGTCGCCCTGCACCGGCTCGCTCTTCGGGGCGATCTGGTCGCCGCTGACCTCGTCGCGGCCGCCATTGATCGCGTACAGGAGACACTTGGCCAGGTTGGCGCGCGCCCCGAAGAACTGCATCTGCTTGCCCAGCAGCATGGGCGAGACGCAGCAGGCGATCGCGCCGTCGTCGCCCCAGGCGCGGCGCATGATCTCGTCGCTCTCGAACTGCACCGAGCTGGTGTCGATCGAGACCCGGGCGGAGAAGCGCCGGAAGCCGTCCGGCAGGCGAGGCGAGTACCAGATCGTGAGGTTCGGCTCGGGCGCGGGACCCAGGTTGTAGAGCGTCTGCAGCATGCGAAAGCTGGTCTTGGTCACGAGCGAGCGCCCGTCGTCGCCCATGCCTCCGATCGACTCGGTGACCCAGGTCGGGTCGCCCGCGAACAGCTCGTCGTACTCGGGCGTGCGCAGGAAGCGCACGATGCGCAGCTTGATCACGAAGTCGTCGATGATCTCCTGCGCCTGTGACTCGCTGAGCGCGCCCGAGGCCAGGTCGCGCTCGAAGTACACGTCGAGGAAGGTCGACGTGCGGCCCAGCGACATGGCCGCGCCGTTCTGCTCCTTCACGCCGGCGAGATAGCCGAAGTACAGCCACTGCACGGCCTCGCGCGCATTGCGCGCGGGCTGCGAGACGTCGCAGCCGTAGCTCTTGGCCATCTGCTCGAGCTCGCCCAGCGCGCGCGTCTGCTCGGCCAGCTCCTCGCGGTCGCGGATGATCTCGTCGGTCGACATGGCGAAGTCGAGCGCGTTCTTCTCCGCCTTCTTGTGCTCGACCAGGCGAGTCACTCCGTAGAGCGCCACGCGCCGATAGTCGCCGATAATACGGCCGCGCCCGTAGGCGTCCGGCAGGCCGGTCAGCACGTGCGAGCTGCGGCAGCGGCGGATGTCGGCCGTGTACGCGTCGAACACCGCCTGGTTGTGGGTCTTGCGGTACTTGGTGAAGGCCTCGACCACGTGCGGGTCGGGCACGTAGCCGTAGGCCTCGAGCGCGCTCTGCACCATGCGGAAGCCGCCGTTCGGCATGATCGCGCGCCGCAACGGCGCCTCGGTCTGCAGGCCGACGATCAGCTCGTTCTCGCGGTCGATGTAGCCCGGCGCGTGCGCCGTGATCGAGCTCGGGATCTGTGACACGTCGAGCACGCCCTTGCGCCGCTCCTCGACGAACAGCTCCTGGAGCCGGGCCCAGAGCTTCTGCGTGCGCGGCGTGGCCGGGGCGAGGAACGAATCGTCGCCATCGTACGGCCGGTAGTTCTGTTGGATGAAGTCGCGCACGTCGATCTGCTTCTGCCACAGACCGCCGTTGAAGCCTTGCCATGCCGCAGTCATCGAAATCTCCTCCGCGTCAGCCGAGCCGCAGCAGCTCTCCACTGTGACGCGCGATCATCAGCTCTTCGTTGGTCGGAATCACCCAAGCGGACACGCGGCTCGCCGCCGTCGAGATGCGCGGGCCGCCGCGCGCGTTCGCCTCCGGGTCGAGCTCGAGCCCGAGCCAGGCCGAGGCCTCGCAGATGCGCCGGCGCACCTCGGCGGAGTTCTCGCCGATGCCCGCGGTGAAGACCAGCCCGTCGACGCCGCGCAGCACCGCCGCGAGCGCGCCGATCTCCTTCGCGGCCTGGTACACGAAGTAGTCGACCGCGAGCTTCGCGTCGGGTGACTCGCTCCCGAGCAGATCGCGCATGTCGTTGCTGATGCCCGAGATGCCGAGCAGACCCGACTGCTTGTACAACAGGTCCTCGACCTGCTTGGCCACCAGACCCAGGCCCTGGAACAGGTGCAGCACGACGCCGGGGTCGAGTGATCCGGGACGCGTGCCCATGCACAGCCCGTCGAGCGCGGTGAAGCCCAGCGTGTTCTCCACGCTGCGCCGCGCGCGCAGCGCACACAG contains:
- a CDS encoding enoyl-CoA hydratase translates to MSEPVLRIEREDALATLTLNRPQAMNALSRELRTALANAFRELAQERAVRAIVLTGAGRAFCAGLDLKELGAGAGPVGGARGGGGDVDIVAAMAGFEGPILGAINGVAITGGFELALACDVLIASSEARFADTHARVGIMPGWGLSQKLSRAIGIYRAKELSLSGNFLDAPTAERWGLVNRVVSPAELLPATRALARDMLSVPDAGLRAYKRIIDAGFAQPFGESLETERRLSGAANRAVTADSVERARVGVRARGRTQVRSEPT
- the pflA gene encoding pyruvate formate-lyase-activating protein, producing MPELEAKSPYELRVDLGSGVPETDVRSALASGDMGFLHSFTTGSTVDGPGVRVVAWTTGCTWRCQYCHNPDTWTLGNGIPVAVPKAVDELRKYRHGLKVMSGGLTISGGEPFLQDRFVCKLFAAAHELKVHTAVNTNGFYGSRLSDAELENIDLVLLDMKTWDPERHKRLTGMDPAATRAFAERLAARRRPIWLRFVLVPGLTDDLGDVAQIARFAAGLGNVERVDVLPFHQLGRFKYERLGIPYALKDQEPPSQERVEQVCAVYRDAGLVAY
- the pflB gene encoding formate C-acetyltransferase, whose amino-acid sequence is MTAAWQGFNGGLWQKQIDVRDFIQQNYRPYDGDDSFLAPATPRTQKLWARLQELFVEERRKGVLDVSQIPSSITAHAPGYIDRENELIVGLQTEAPLRRAIMPNGGFRMVQSALEAYGYVPDPHVVEAFTKYRKTHNQAVFDAYTADIRRCRSSHVLTGLPDAYGRGRIIGDYRRVALYGVTRLVEHKKAEKNALDFAMSTDEIIRDREELAEQTRALGELEQMAKSYGCDVSQPARNAREAVQWLYFGYLAGVKEQNGAAMSLGRTSTFLDVYFERDLASGALSESQAQEIIDDFVIKLRIVRFLRTPEYDELFAGDPTWVTESIGGMGDDGRSLVTKTSFRMLQTLYNLGPAPEPNLTIWYSPRLPDGFRRFSARVSIDTSSVQFESDEIMRRAWGDDGAIACCVSPMLLGKQMQFFGARANLAKCLLYAINGGRDEVSGDQIAPKSEPVQGDALDFDDVLAKFERTMEWLAGVYVNAMNVIHYMHDKYAYERLEMALHDYAPLRTMAFGIAGLSVVADSLSAIKHAKVRVTRDSTGLVIDYHTEGAFPMFGNNDNRVDQLAVWAVSTFMQKLRKYPTYRNAVHTQSVLTITSNVVYGKATGNTPDGRRQGEPFAPGANPMHGRDSHGIHASAASVAKIPYRDAADGISLTTTLVPTGLGRIPQDQITNLTAMLDAFFTTTGYHMNVNVLNRETLLDAMDHPEKYPSLTIRVSGYAVNFVRLTREQQMDVINRTFHGGGRHA